A genome region from Choloepus didactylus isolate mChoDid1 chromosome 14, mChoDid1.pri, whole genome shotgun sequence includes the following:
- the CALB1 gene encoding calbindin, giving the protein MAEYHLQSSLITASQFFEIWLHFDADGSGYLEGKELQNLIQELQQARKKAGLELSPEMKTFVDQYGQRDDGKIGIVELAHVLPTEENFLLLFRCQQLKSCEEFMKTWRKYDTDHSGFIETEELKNFLKDLLEKANKTVDDAKLAEYTDLMLKLFDSNNDGKLELTEMARLLPVQENFLLKFQGIKMCGKEFNKAFELYDQDGNGYIDENELDALLKDLCEKNKQDLDINNIPTYKKSIMALSDGGKLYRTDLALILCAGDN; this is encoded by the exons ATGGCAGAATACCACCTGCAATCATCCCTGATCACAGCCTCACAGTTTTTCGAGATCTGGCTCCATTTCGACGCTGACG GAAGTGGTTACCTGGAAGGAAAGGAGCTGCAGAACTTGATCCAGGAGCTCCAGCAGGCGCGGAAGAAGGCTGGACTG GAATTATCAcctgaaatgaaaacatttgtggATCAGTATGGGCAGAGAGATGACGGAAAAATTGGAATTGTAGAG TTGGCACATGTATTACCCACAGAAGAGAACTTCCTGCTGCTCTTCCGATGCCAGCAGCTGAAGTCCTGTGAGGAATTCATGAAG ACATGGAGAAAATATGATACTGATCACAGTGGCTTCATAGAAACTGAGGAGCTTAAG AACTTTCTGAAGGACCTGCTAGAAAAAGCAAACAAGACTGTTGATGATGCAAAATTAGCCGAGTATACAGACCTAATG CTGAAATTATTTGACTCAAATAATGATGGGAAGCTGGAATTAACTGAGATGGCCAG GTTACTACCAGTACAGGagaattttcttcttaaatttcag GGAATCAAAATGTGTGGAAAAGAGTTCAATAAGGCTTTTGAGTTATATGATCAG GATGGCAATGGATACATAGATGAAAATGAACTGGATGCTTTACTGAAGGATCTGTGTGAGAAGAATAAGCAG GATCTGGATATTAATAATATCCCAACATACAAGAAGAGCATAATGGCTTTGTCAGATGGAGGAAAGCTGTACCGAACAGATCTTGCTCTTATTCTCTGTGCTGGTGACAACTAG